A part of Haliotis asinina isolate JCU_RB_2024 chromosome 10, JCU_Hal_asi_v2, whole genome shotgun sequence genomic DNA contains:
- the LOC137298996 gene encoding WD repeat-containing protein 86-like has translation MGFVFSAPKNQHGDECLLHVLKGHRAGINCMAINDEGTILVTGSEDTTAILWSTSLDDPGCYGELVGHTERINCVAFEDKYVFTGSADTTIRKWHCETLDCLLVIQGHTSIIQRIICAGDFIFSSSYDHTARCWDFDSGEPLRVFRGHTRGVYPLLFRPGDEKFQQEYDEDPDILVTGSADNTAISWDISTGKPLNVFGGKYGHTEQITCLALDGPGDILFTGSIDYTVRTWYLHDGGQHRVFKGHEGVITCIQVVGSMLYSGSADCTTRKWNVHKGRELGRYDGDTTRSLSSLKVIRYGDEKFVITASGDDSIRCFEDEGCKLIKEVAHDGPVTAFQVSRGALYSVGYDNNVMVWHLSRFLGID, from the exons ATGGGCTTTGTCTTCAGTGCGCCCAAAAACCAACACGGCGACGAATGTCTGCTCCACGTACTTAAAGGTCACCGTGCAGGTATTAATTGTATGGCAATAAACGACGAAGGGACCATCTTAGTGACCGGCAGTGAGGACACAACAGCAATCCTCTGGAGTACAAGTCTTGATGACCCCGGATGTTATGGAGAACTGGTTGGTCATACGGAAAGAATAAACTGTGTTGCCTTtgaagataaatatgttttcacCGGCAGTGCTGACACAACTATAAGGAAATGGCACTGTGAGACTTTAGACTGCTTGTTGGTCATTCAAGGTCACACTTCCATCATCCAACGCATCATCTGTGCTGGAGATTTCATCTTTTCAAGCTCTTACGATCATACTGCACGCTGTTGGGACTTTGACAGTGGAGAACCTCTCCGCGTATTTCGAGGTCATACCAGGGGCGTCTATCCATTGTTGTTTCGACCGGGAGATGAGAAGTTCCAGCAGGAATATGATGAAGATCCCGACATACTTGTGACTGGGTCTGCCGACAACACTGCTATTTCCTGGGATATAAGTACTGGCAAGCCTCTAAATGTTTTTGGTGGCAAGTATGGCCACACAGAGCAGATCACGTGTCTAGCACTGGATGGTCCCGGCGACATCCTCTTCACAGGGAGCATTGACTACACAGTGAGAACCTGGTATCTACACGATGGTGGCCAGCACAGAGTCTTTAAGGGTCACGAAGGCGTCATAACCTGTattcag GTCGTTGGTTCCATGTTATACTCGGGAAGTGCGGACTGTACCACACGAAAATGGAACGTCCACAAAGGTCGTGAACTGGGCAGATACGATGGTGATACAACGAGATCGTTGAGTTCTCTCAAGGTCATCCGGTACGGTGACGAAAAGTTCG TAATCACGGCCAGTGGAGATGACTCAATCCGGTGTTTTGAGGACGAGGGATGTAAGCTTATAAAAGAAGTGGCACATGATGGACCGGTTACAGCATTCCAG